From the Acidobacteriaceae bacterium genome, the window CGATCTTCACGATCATGGAGCGGCCGTATGCTCCCGTGGATACGCGGCTGCGCGCGGCGGTGGAGCGCGAGAAGCTGATTCCGCAGGTGTTCGCTGAGGCACGGAAGAATCTGAAGAACCCGCCGCGCATCTACACGGAGATTGCGCTCGAGCAGATCGATGACGACGTCAGTTTCTTCCAGAATGATGTTCCAAAGGCTTTCGACGCGGCAACAGATGCGCAGACGAAGGCGGAGTTCGCGAAGACGAATGCGGCGGTGATTGAGGCGATGAAATCGTATGCGGCGTGGATGAAGAGCGATCTTCTGCCGCGCTCCAATGGCGATTTTCGCTGGGGCGCGGACAACTTCCGCAAGGCGCTTGCGGACAACGAGATGGTTGATATCCCGTTGGATAAGCTGCTGCAGATCGGCTACGACGACCTGCACAAGAACCAGGCGGAGTTCGCGCGCGTAGCGAAGGAGATCGATCCGACGAAAACGCCGCAGCAGGAGTTGGCGGAGTTGGCCGCAATTCATCCAGCCCCGGCCGATCTCCTCAAAGCGTTCCACGACCGTTTCGATTCGGAGATCAGCTTCATCCGCGCGCACAACATCATCACGATTCCCAGCGATGTGCAGCCGACGCTCGAAGAGACGCCGCCGTTTATGCGTGCGACGACGCAGGCTTCGATGGATCCACCGGGACCGTTTGAGACGCATTCGACAAAGGCGTACTTCAACGTCACGCTGCCGGAGTCGAACTGGCCCGCGCAGAAGACGAGCGAATACATGGCTGCGTTCAACATTGGCACCATCGTGTCTACGAGCGTGCATGAGGCTTATCCCGGTCACTATGTGCAGTTTCTGTGGACGCCGCAGTTCCCTTCCAAAATCCGCAAGATTATCGGCGCGAACACGAACATCGAAGGCTGGGCACACTACTGCGAGCAGATGATGCTGGACGAGGGTTACAACGCACCGGGTGTCGGTGCTAAGGATGAACATGAAGCGAAGCTGATTCGGCTCGGTCAGCTGCAGGACGCTCTGCTACGCGACGCGCGTTTCATCGTCGCCATCCGGATGCATACAGGTGTTGGCGGTGAGCTCACGATTCCCGAGGCTGAGGACTTTTTCGTGAAGGAGGGATATCAGGCGCGGCCGATCGCCGAGGTGGAGACGAAGCGCGGCACATCGGATGCGCTCTATCTGTATTACACACTCGGCAAGCTGGAGATCCTGAAGCTGCGCGCGGATGTCGAGAAGCGGCAGGGCGCAGAGTTTTCTTTACAACGCTTTCATGATGACTTCATGCGCCAGGGATTTGCGCCGATCAAGGTAATCCGGAAAACAATGTTGCATGATGACTCGCCTGTGCTCTAGGCTGTCCACCGCAGCGAACAAGTTCGCTGGGGACCCCGGGCTGAGGCGCGCACGATGATAGTTTCGCGGCCTCACGGCGAAATTTTGCATCGAAGCGTTGGTAGGATTACTGCAGTCATTCAGGAGTAGGAACAACACAATGCCATCCATGAAGGTGCGCAAGGCTGTCTTTCCGGCAGCCGGATTTGGCACTCGCTTTTTGCCCGCCACCAAAGCAACTCCCAAGGAGATGCTTCCGCTCGTTGACAAGCCTCTGATCCAGTACGGAGTAGAGGAAGCTGTTGCCGCCGGTTGCACAGAGATCATCATCGTTACCGGCCGCGGCAAGTCGTCGCTCGAAGATCACTTCGACAAATCGTATGAGCTGGAGACAGCGCTGGAGGCGCGCGGCAAGACCGCGCTGCTGGAGATGGTGCGCGGCGTCTCGCATCTGGCGAAGATCAGTTACACGCGCCAGCCGGATGCGCTGGGGCTGGGCCACGCGGTGCTGCAGGCCAAGCAGCTTGTCGGCAACGAGCCGTTCGCGGTGATTCTGCCTGACGATGTCGTGGACGCGCAGGTTCCCTGCCTCAAGCAGATGGTCGATGCGTTCGAGCAGACACAGGCATCGATTCTTGCGTCCGAGATCGTGGAAGGCGCGGCCATCTCTTCCTACGGCTGCCTGGACTGCGAGCAGGATCCGGACGATCCGCGGCTGCTGGACGTACGCAACATGGTGGAGAAGCCGAAGCCGGAGGAGGCGCCGAGCCAGCATGCCATCATTGGGCGGTACATCCTCACGCCGCGCATCTTCGAGATGCTGGAGAAGGTGACACCGGGTTCCGGTGGCGAGATTCAGCTTACGGACGGCATCAAGGCGCTGCTGGAGTACGAGAAGGTCTACGGCTTCACGTATGAGGGCACGCGTTACGACGCCGGCGACAAGCTCGGATTCCTCAAGGCGACGGTAGAGTTCGCGCTGCGGCGCGATGATCTCGGACCGCGCTTCAGACGATGGCTGCAGCAGCAGACGTTCTAAGTCATTCAGCGCAAACGAAGAGGCTGGTTCTCTGCATCCTAGGTCTTCAGGGCACTTACTGAGCTCTGGCATCTATGGACAAGGGGATTGAACAACCAGACATCACGCGTCCGCGCAAGCGGAAGAAGGCTCGGGGCCAGCCCGGCGCAAAGCCGCGCTGGGCATCCGGCGCGAAGACCATGGTCGGCACGGCGGTTCTTCCCGAGAGCCGCATCTGGTACACCATCAACGACGGCACAATCGCCGAGGTCTACTTCCCGGATGTCGATCAGGCGAACACCCGCTCGGTGCGTTTCGTCGTCACGGGTGAAGACGGCTTTTTTTCTGACGAGATGTGGGACGCGGAGCACAAGGTCGAA encodes:
- a CDS encoding DUF885 domain-containing protein, which produces MRHFTIASLALSLFAAPMFAQHPSADGAGQTFNTLSEQYFEQVYFKYAPTAGTTAGLHQYDTQLEDYSAAGIQKEIAALHEWERKIAAIDGSALDAEPAADRDILLGSIRGQLLQLEVIRGWEKNPDNYSTGVTNAIFTIMERPYAPVDTRLRAAVEREKLIPQVFAEARKNLKNPPRIYTEIALEQIDDDVSFFQNDVPKAFDAATDAQTKAEFAKTNAAVIEAMKSYAAWMKSDLLPRSNGDFRWGADNFRKALADNEMVDIPLDKLLQIGYDDLHKNQAEFARVAKEIDPTKTPQQELAELAAIHPAPADLLKAFHDRFDSEISFIRAHNIITIPSDVQPTLEETPPFMRATTQASMDPPGPFETHSTKAYFNVTLPESNWPAQKTSEYMAAFNIGTIVSTSVHEAYPGHYVQFLWTPQFPSKIRKIIGANTNIEGWAHYCEQMMLDEGYNAPGVGAKDEHEAKLIRLGQLQDALLRDARFIVAIRMHTGVGGELTIPEAEDFFVKEGYQARPIAEVETKRGTSDALYLYYTLGKLEILKLRADVEKRQGAEFSLQRFHDDFMRQGFAPIKVIRKTMLHDDSPVL
- the galU gene encoding UTP--glucose-1-phosphate uridylyltransferase GalU; translation: MPSMKVRKAVFPAAGFGTRFLPATKATPKEMLPLVDKPLIQYGVEEAVAAGCTEIIIVTGRGKSSLEDHFDKSYELETALEARGKTALLEMVRGVSHLAKISYTRQPDALGLGHAVLQAKQLVGNEPFAVILPDDVVDAQVPCLKQMVDAFEQTQASILASEIVEGAAISSYGCLDCEQDPDDPRLLDVRNMVEKPKPEEAPSQHAIIGRYILTPRIFEMLEKVTPGSGGEIQLTDGIKALLEYEKVYGFTYEGTRYDAGDKLGFLKATVEFALRRDDLGPRFRRWLQQQTF